A single genomic interval of Helianthus annuus cultivar XRQ/B chromosome 6, HanXRQr2.0-SUNRISE, whole genome shotgun sequence harbors:
- the LOC110944618 gene encoding early nodulin-75-like has protein sequence MPSSSDTGVSDTLDPMAVVSDYEILSEQEVYTSDTTSTDDDDFQPFVLPDVGVEPADGLPAGDLPLAVIPAPIPLAAFPVIDMPLDVVSDDDIDLFEADPPEADHEGVAPIVADVILPIAEAPIEELPVGSPVPDSFESVASASLHDLGVQHHSHDADPDMALSAAPAPAHEFEFDHEVDDDMDLVFPPDFDPDQEIEFIHLDQPLEAPVDPIDPLFDIPADFDMDLVDPEPVVAPEPVATPDPALEHDPVHDDAPAFVPPIANPPVVAPPLVDDPVVDAPIPDPVPVLYDRAPFAAHIDP, from the coding sequence atgccatCATCCTCAGACACAGGAGTTTCGGACACCTTGGATCCTATGGCAGTTGTGTCCGATTACGAGATTCTGTCAGAGCAAGAGGTCTACACATCAGACACCACCAGCACTGATGACgacgattttcagcccttcgTGCTGCCTGACGTCGGAgttgagcctgctgatggccttcCTGCCGGGGATTTACcacttgcggtgatccctgctcctataccGCTTGCTGCTTTTCCAGTCATAGACATGCCACTCGATGTCGTTTCTGACGACGACATTGATCTATTCGAGGCGGATCCACCTGAGGCTGACCATGAGGGCGTGGCCCCTATTGTTGCTGACGTCATTCTTCCCATTGCTGAGGCCCCTATAGAGGAACTTCCTGttggttcacctgtcccagattcaTTTGAGTCTGTGGCGTCTGCATCTTTGCACGACCTGGGAGTGCAGCATCACTCTCATGACGCCGACCCAGACATGGCGTTATCAGCTGCACCTGCTCCCGCACACGAGTTCGAGTTTGACCACGAGGTCGATGATGATATGGATCTAGTCTTTCCCCCTGATTTCGATCCTGACCAGGAGATCGAGTTCATTCACTTGGACCAGCCCTTAGAGGCGCCCGTAGATCCTATTGATCCTTTGTTTGATATTCCagctgattttgatatggatcTTGTTGACCCGGAACCTGTCGTGGCCCCAGAGCCTGTAGCTACTCCTGATCCTGcactagagcatgaccctgttcatgatgATGCACCAGCGTTTGTACCACCCATTGCTAACCCACCAGTTGTTGCTCCACCGTTGGTGGATGACCCTGTTGTTGATGCACCGATTCCTGATCCTGTGCCGGTATTGTatgaccgtgcaccttttgctgcTCATATAGATCCATGA